A genomic window from Caballeronia sp. SBC1 includes:
- a CDS encoding FadR/GntR family transcriptional regulator: protein MLGKGKAIQHDLHGRVAYELGTEILRGDFPPASTLPREAELMERFGVSRTVLREALRTLTSKGLIESRPKIGTRVRPRQAWNLLDADVLEWYSRVAKPLQFALKLQEMREMIEPYAAALAAANHDDDSLARLGDAHTAMLEARNVDEWVRADLRFHLSVLNACSNELLVPLGTLIERTLEGQLRLNARRAEVFNASMAEHTAVFDAIVARNSAAARDAMGGLLGVTRARIEE, encoded by the coding sequence ATTTTAGGCAAGGGGAAAGCTATCCAGCACGATCTGCACGGACGCGTGGCGTACGAGCTTGGCACCGAGATTCTGCGCGGCGATTTTCCGCCGGCGTCTACGCTGCCGCGCGAAGCCGAACTGATGGAGCGTTTTGGCGTCAGCCGGACCGTGCTGCGCGAGGCGCTGCGGACGCTGACATCGAAGGGCTTGATTGAATCGCGGCCGAAGATTGGGACGCGCGTCAGGCCGCGACAGGCCTGGAATCTTCTCGATGCTGATGTCCTGGAGTGGTACTCGCGCGTTGCCAAGCCGTTGCAATTCGCGCTGAAGCTGCAGGAAATGCGCGAGATGATCGAGCCTTATGCCGCTGCATTGGCCGCTGCGAATCACGATGACGATTCGTTAGCGCGCCTCGGCGATGCGCACACGGCGATGCTGGAAGCGCGCAATGTCGATGAATGGGTTCGTGCCGATTTGCGGTTTCATTTGAGCGTATTGAATGCGTGCAGCAATGAGTTGCTGGTGCCGCTCGGGACGTTGATCGAGCGCACGCTTGAGGGGCAGTTGCGGTTGAATGCGCGGCGGGCGGAGGTGTTCAACGCATCCATGGCGGAACACACGGCCGTTTTTGATGCCATCGTCGCGCGGAATTCTGCGGCAGCCCGTGACGCGATGGGCGGTTTGCTCGGCGTGACGCGGGCGCGGATCGAGGAGTAG
- a CDS encoding ferritin-like domain-containing protein, whose protein sequence is MHTDSTHVMPWRIEDIDLSRIDRRKAASNEHLLLLLCAASFIESGTDLYTSNLSTYFNDDPEVSDWLNNEWEPEEMQHGRALKTYIHHVWPEFDWDTAFKNFFAEYSLTCSVEDFEKTRALEMVARCVVETGTATLYRAINDCSDEPVLKQLTDNIRTDEVRHYKHFFRFFKKYNKIEGNGRFAVLGALLRRVMEIKNEDSEIALRHVFAIRYPERAHDTAHNRELAARVNALVRRNLSADMCVKMLLKPLDLPARIQPSVHYPLAKITQHVFFR, encoded by the coding sequence ATGCACACTGACAGTACCCATGTGATGCCCTGGCGGATCGAAGATATCGACCTGTCCCGGATCGACCGGCGTAAAGCGGCATCCAATGAACACCTTCTCCTGTTGCTTTGCGCGGCTTCGTTCATTGAGAGCGGGACCGATCTTTATACGAGCAACCTGAGCACCTATTTCAACGACGACCCCGAAGTTTCCGACTGGCTCAACAATGAGTGGGAACCGGAAGAAATGCAGCACGGCCGCGCGTTGAAAACGTATATCCATCATGTATGGCCAGAGTTCGACTGGGACACGGCATTCAAGAACTTCTTCGCCGAATACTCGCTGACGTGTTCAGTCGAGGACTTCGAAAAAACGCGTGCGCTTGAAATGGTTGCGCGTTGCGTTGTTGAGACCGGGACGGCCACGCTGTACAGGGCCATCAACGACTGCTCGGACGAGCCGGTGCTAAAGCAACTCACCGACAACATCCGTACAGACGAAGTCCGGCATTACAAGCACTTTTTCCGCTTCTTCAAGAAGTACAACAAGATCGAGGGCAATGGACGCTTTGCCGTTCTCGGTGCGTTGTTGCGTCGCGTAATGGAAATCAAGAATGAGGATTCCGAGATCGCGTTGCGCCATGTATTTGCCATCCGTTATCCGGAACGTGCACATGACACTGCGCACAACCGCGAGTTGGCGGCGCGCGTGAATGCGCTGGTCCGGCGGAATTTGTCGGCCGATATGTGCGTGAAAATGCTGCTCAAGCCACTCGATCTGCCGGCCCGAATTCAGCCCAGCGTGCACTATCCGCTTGCGAAGATCACGCAGCACGTGTTCTTCCGATAG
- a CDS encoding DeoR/GlpR family DNA-binding transcription regulator, which produces MTRDPRITLNARQQELLDWVQRDGFVTVEDLATHFDVTPQTIRRDVNWLSDMNLLRRYHGGASLPTSSENVSYTARQRMFHDEKRRIAALVASHIPDQASLFINLGTTTEEVARALNRHRGLHVITNNLNVASMMSGYPECEVLITGGIVRPWDKGIVGELAIDFIRQFKVDFAIIGASSIETDGTLRDFDTREVRVAEAIIKHARTVFLAADHSKFGRPALVRLGHLSQIDALFTDAPAPPEMAQTLAEANTQVFVAE; this is translated from the coding sequence ATGACACGAGATCCCCGCATCACCTTGAACGCACGACAGCAAGAGCTGCTCGACTGGGTGCAACGCGATGGCTTCGTGACGGTAGAGGACCTGGCCACGCACTTTGACGTCACGCCGCAAACCATTCGCCGCGACGTCAACTGGCTCTCCGACATGAACCTGCTGCGCCGCTATCACGGTGGCGCGAGCCTCCCGACCAGTTCGGAGAATGTCTCATACACCGCGCGCCAGCGCATGTTCCACGACGAGAAGCGCCGCATAGCCGCGCTGGTCGCGTCACACATTCCCGATCAGGCGTCGCTCTTCATCAACTTGGGGACGACGACCGAGGAAGTTGCCCGGGCGCTGAACCGGCATCGCGGCTTGCACGTGATCACGAACAACCTCAACGTAGCAAGCATGATGAGCGGTTACCCCGAATGCGAGGTACTGATCACTGGCGGCATTGTGCGGCCCTGGGACAAGGGCATTGTGGGCGAGCTAGCGATCGACTTCATCCGTCAGTTCAAGGTGGACTTCGCGATTATTGGCGCGTCCAGCATTGAAACCGACGGCACGCTACGCGATTTCGATACCCGCGAAGTCCGCGTGGCCGAAGCAATCATCAAACACGCGCGCACGGTGTTCCTCGCTGCCGATCATTCGAAGTTCGGCCGCCCGGCGCTCGTCCGGCTCGGTCACCTGAGCCAGATCGACGCGCTTTTCACCGATGCCCCCGCGCCACCCGAAATGGCTCAAACGCTCGCCGAGGCAAACACGCAGGTGTTCGTAGCGGAGTAG
- a CDS encoding DEAD/DEAH box helicase encodes MSFDSLGLSEPLLRAVNELGYTIPTPIQLQAIPAVLNGGDLLAGAQTGTGKTAGFTLPILQRLSEAPAALAGAKRPVRALILTPTRELAAQVEESVRGYGKYLKLKSTVMFGGVGINPQIDALRRGVDIVVATPGRLLDHMQQRTIDLSKLEILVLDEADRMLDMGFIHDIKRVLAKLPPKRQNLLFSATFSEEIKTLADSLLDRPALIEVARRNSTVEAIAQKIHPVDRDKKRELLTHLIRQNNWFQVLVFTRTKHGANRLAEQLTKDGISALAIHGNKSQSARTRALAEFKDNTLQVLVATDIAARGIDIDQLPHVVNFDLPNVPEDYVHRIGRTGRAGATGEALSLVCVDEHQLLKDIERLIKRPIPQEVIAGFEPDLTQKPEPILRRGQGGGGARQGQGAPRQGAPKQSNGGGRPSAKPANGNGGGNGGNGGGYGSRSPKPVAAKTGGNGAAPRKPEGSRPPGAALLGGKPRSEGGGGAGRRDTPRTGQRGR; translated from the coding sequence ATGTCTTTTGATTCCCTCGGCCTGTCCGAACCCTTGCTTCGCGCTGTCAACGAACTCGGCTACACCATCCCTACTCCCATCCAGTTGCAGGCCATCCCGGCTGTGCTGAACGGCGGCGACCTGCTCGCAGGCGCACAAACCGGTACCGGCAAAACGGCAGGCTTCACGCTGCCTATCCTGCAACGTTTGTCCGAAGCGCCCGCGGCTTTGGCCGGAGCCAAGCGCCCGGTACGCGCACTGATCCTCACGCCGACGCGCGAACTCGCCGCCCAGGTGGAAGAAAGCGTGCGCGGCTACGGCAAGTATCTGAAACTGAAATCGACCGTGATGTTCGGCGGCGTGGGCATCAACCCGCAAATCGATGCGCTACGACGCGGCGTGGATATTGTCGTGGCAACGCCAGGCCGCCTGCTCGATCACATGCAGCAGAGGACCATCGACTTGTCGAAGCTCGAGATTCTCGTGCTCGATGAAGCCGACCGCATGCTCGACATGGGCTTCATTCACGACATCAAGCGGGTGCTCGCGAAGCTGCCGCCGAAGCGCCAGAACCTGCTGTTCTCGGCCACGTTCTCCGAAGAAATCAAGACGCTGGCGGACAGCCTGCTCGACCGCCCGGCGCTGATTGAAGTAGCGCGTCGGAATTCGACGGTTGAAGCCATAGCCCAGAAGATTCACCCGGTCGATCGCGACAAGAAGCGTGAGTTGCTCACGCATCTGATCCGCCAGAACAACTGGTTCCAGGTGCTGGTGTTCACGCGCACGAAGCATGGCGCGAACCGGCTCGCCGAGCAGTTGACGAAGGATGGCATCAGCGCGCTGGCCATTCACGGCAACAAGAGCCAGTCGGCACGTACGCGTGCGTTGGCCGAGTTCAAGGACAACACGTTGCAAGTGCTGGTGGCAACGGATATTGCGGCGCGCGGTATCGATATCGACCAATTGCCGCACGTCGTCAACTTCGATCTGCCGAATGTGCCGGAGGACTATGTTCACCGGATCGGGCGTACCGGTCGTGCCGGAGCGACGGGTGAGGCGCTGTCGCTGGTTTGCGTCGATGAACATCAGTTGCTCAAGGACATCGAACGCCTGATCAAGCGGCCGATTCCGCAGGAAGTCATCGCGGGTTTTGAACCGGATCTGACTCAAAAGCCGGAACCGATTCTCCGCCGCGGACAAGGCGGCGGCGGTGCGCGTCAGGGTCAAGGCGCGCCGCGTCAGGGCGCACCGAAGCAATCGAATGGCGGCGGCAGGCCGTCGGCCAAGCCGGCGAATGGTAACGGTGGCGGTAATGGTGGCAACGGCGGTGGGTACGGTTCGCGCTCGCCGAAACCTGTTGCAGCGAAAACCGGTGGCAATGGCGCCGCGCCGCGCAAACCCGAAGGCTCACGGCCGCCTGGTGCCGCGCTGCTTGGCGGCAAGCCCCGCAGTGAAGGCGGCGGCGGTGCAGGTCGACGCGATACGCCGCGCACCGGACAACGCGGGCGTTAA
- a CDS encoding cytochrome c: MECRVSSRRIFRPLLAPLMALALIGSASIAGAAEAPAPAQAAAQPMAPDTMAARVQGCTACHGVHGEGTDNDYFPRLAGKPADYLYNQLQNFREGRRKYPPMNYLVTYLSDDYLHQIATYFSQQRPPYPQPAKPTVSASTLSKGQQIVLNGDAGRGIPACAACHGTNLTGMQPAIPGLVGLHSDYISAQLGAWRAGSRHAIAPDCMQQIATHLTDDDVTAVAAWLSTQTAPANPVPAPAGSRKTPLACGSEPQ; encoded by the coding sequence ATGGAGTGTCGCGTGTCTTCAAGACGCATCTTTCGTCCGTTGCTCGCCCCGCTAATGGCTCTGGCGCTGATCGGCAGTGCCAGCATTGCCGGCGCAGCAGAAGCCCCGGCGCCCGCTCAAGCCGCCGCCCAGCCAATGGCACCGGACACCATGGCAGCGCGTGTTCAAGGTTGCACGGCATGTCACGGCGTCCACGGCGAAGGCACGGACAACGACTATTTCCCTCGTCTTGCCGGCAAGCCAGCTGACTACCTGTACAACCAGTTGCAGAACTTCCGCGAAGGCCGCCGGAAGTATCCGCCAATGAACTACCTCGTCACGTATCTCTCGGACGACTACCTTCATCAGATCGCCACATATTTCTCGCAACAACGCCCGCCGTATCCGCAACCGGCCAAGCCGACTGTGTCGGCGTCCACGTTGTCGAAAGGCCAGCAGATCGTGCTGAACGGCGACGCAGGGCGCGGCATTCCCGCCTGCGCAGCGTGTCACGGCACGAACCTGACGGGTATGCAACCGGCTATTCCGGGTCTCGTGGGATTGCACTCCGACTACATCAGCGCGCAACTCGGCGCCTGGCGTGCGGGCTCGCGTCACGCCATCGCACCTGACTGCATGCAACAGATTGCCACCCATCTGACTGACGACGACGTGACCGCTGTCGCCGCCTGGCTGTCCACGCAAACCGCACCGGCTAATCCGGTACCCGCGCCCGCAGGCTCGCGCAAAACGCCGCTCGCCTGCGGCAGCGAACCGCAATAA
- a CDS encoding DedA family protein/thiosulfate sulfurtransferase GlpE, protein MPHVSIAVVSSWGAWAVFVSVLATQLGVPIPAAPMLVLAGTLVAAGLASFWHMLAAAVIAVVIADSLWFAAGRLYGRRFLNSLVRFSLSLDTTLRTARHWFERFGVPLLALSKFVPGLGLVSSPLLGTTQIDVRVFVFWDLVGAGLWASSWMLGGAILKAEVAHLLVFVKTYGLTALDVLGMAAGAFLAYRWARRLQFRRWLAKYRISPEQLDEMMRSDAPPVIFDARPEAVRRKEAHRIKGAIPLDLESSRKIDPMFHEHEVVVYCVCPNEATAKHIVQQLKVKGFRNVRPLKGGLDAWEKKGFPVEPIPLDSLRTAAGSSGSASLDSSSSSLDDDDDRSMGDMVTVRATAPE, encoded by the coding sequence TTGCCGCACGTTTCGATCGCCGTTGTGTCGTCGTGGGGCGCGTGGGCCGTGTTCGTCAGCGTGCTCGCCACCCAGCTTGGCGTCCCCATTCCCGCTGCACCCATGCTGGTGCTCGCCGGCACTTTAGTCGCGGCCGGGCTGGCTTCGTTCTGGCATATGTTGGCGGCCGCGGTCATCGCGGTGGTTATCGCCGATTCGCTTTGGTTTGCCGCCGGGCGGTTGTATGGCCGTCGATTCCTGAACTCGCTCGTGCGGTTCTCACTTTCCCTCGATACCACTTTGCGTACCGCCCGGCATTGGTTCGAGCGGTTCGGCGTGCCTTTGCTTGCTCTCTCCAAGTTTGTTCCGGGGCTCGGGCTGGTGTCGTCACCGTTGCTCGGGACGACGCAGATTGACGTGCGGGTTTTCGTGTTCTGGGATCTGGTGGGCGCTGGGTTGTGGGCATCGTCGTGGATGCTCGGCGGCGCGATCTTGAAGGCCGAAGTCGCGCATCTGCTGGTGTTCGTGAAGACGTATGGGCTCACCGCGCTCGATGTGCTCGGGATGGCCGCAGGCGCGTTCTTGGCGTACCGATGGGCGCGGCGTCTGCAGTTCCGTCGATGGCTCGCGAAGTATCGGATCTCGCCCGAACAACTCGATGAAATGATGCGCTCCGATGCCCCGCCCGTTATTTTCGATGCCCGGCCGGAAGCGGTGAGGAGGAAGGAGGCGCATCGGATCAAAGGCGCGATTCCGCTGGATTTGGAGTCGTCACGGAAAATCGATCCGATGTTTCACGAGCACGAGGTCGTGGTGTATTGCGTGTGTCCGAATGAAGCGACGGCCAAGCATATTGTGCAGCAGCTGAAGGTGAAGGGGTTTCGGAACGTGCGGCCGCTGAAGGGCGGGTTGGACGCGTGGGAGAAGAAGGGGTTTCCGGTGGAGCCTATTCCTCTTGATTCTTTGCGGACGGCTGCTGGGTCGTCGGGTTCTGCTTCATTGGATTCGTCTTCCTCTTCGCTCGATGACGACGATGATCGGAGCATGGGCGATATGGTGACCGTTCGGGCTACGGCGCCGGAGTGA
- a CDS encoding CopD family protein — translation MTDDPLWFAQVLIAALADIAFACTLGGAFLSVWLSKENAAAPVSPVRLGWVRARRLSTGGAVVLAVADLVLVWLQAASMSGAPLFQAFDAIVTVVTGTHAGTGWAIAFAGSVLLILATVLGNPKGGPRIGLFMVGALVAAAGKASVGHAADAGAFSLAEGVQTIHLLATAAWGGLVIASAWRVLPALGTSLARASLIRIVGKVSTAAVIAVSLVVLTGIYNAWRGLGGSVVALETSGWGHALVVKAVLIGTALLLGAMNRWSVMPRLQRTASTVDAHTFTGVMRMEALLIVGVFVAAAVLSHSVPGFSAMG, via the coding sequence ATGACTGACGATCCGCTGTGGTTCGCTCAAGTCCTCATTGCCGCACTCGCTGACATTGCCTTTGCCTGCACCCTCGGCGGGGCGTTCCTGAGCGTGTGGTTATCGAAGGAAAACGCGGCTGCACCCGTTTCGCCCGTGCGTCTCGGCTGGGTAAGGGCGCGGCGGCTGAGCACGGGCGGCGCGGTCGTGCTCGCGGTGGCAGATCTTGTGCTGGTCTGGCTGCAGGCGGCGTCGATGAGCGGCGCGCCTCTCTTTCAAGCCTTCGATGCCATTGTCACGGTAGTGACGGGCACGCACGCCGGCACGGGCTGGGCGATCGCGTTCGCCGGCAGCGTGCTGCTGATCCTAGCGACGGTCTTGGGCAACCCGAAGGGCGGACCGCGAATCGGCTTGTTCATGGTCGGCGCACTCGTGGCGGCGGCGGGCAAGGCGTCCGTTGGACATGCCGCCGATGCCGGCGCGTTTTCGCTCGCCGAAGGCGTGCAGACAATTCATTTGCTGGCGACAGCCGCGTGGGGCGGGTTGGTTATCGCGAGCGCGTGGCGGGTGTTGCCGGCGTTGGGGACGTCGCTTGCGCGGGCGTCCCTGATTCGTATTGTCGGGAAGGTTTCCACGGCGGCGGTGATTGCCGTGTCGCTGGTGGTTCTCACCGGGATATATAACGCGTGGCGCGGACTGGGCGGATCGGTGGTGGCGCTCGAAACGAGCGGGTGGGGCCACGCGCTGGTCGTGAAAGCCGTGCTGATCGGGACCGCGTTGTTGCTCGGCGCGATGAACCGATGGTCCGTCATGCCACGATTGCAGCGCACCGCATCGACAGTCGATGCGCACACGTTCACCGGCGTCATGCGGATGGAAGCGTTGCTGATTGTAGGGGTGTTTGTCGCGGCCGCCGTGTTGTCGCACAGCGTGCCGGGTTTTTCTGCGATGGGTTAA
- a CDS encoding cytochrome c: MKRKSLFALSAVVVITAAAAAAALWSGGDTFHSGGAVAAVPADQTELIKRGEYLARAGDCIACHTVRGGKTFAGGLPMLTPFGTLYTPNITPDDQYGIGKWTSDDFYRSIHLGRSKDGSLLYPAMPFTAYTKVTRADSDAMFAYMRSVPPVNVPSRPHELRFPFNQRNMLIGWRVLFFSEGEFKPDPTKSVEWNRGAYLIEGLGHCSMCHTSINPLGGPVSSAAFGGGLIPLQNWYAPSLTSNKEAGLGDWDIKDINDLLKTGVSQRGAVFGPMAEVVHNSLQYMTDADINAMSTFLKSIPQKGEAPETMQFETSAQFGSELLQQGKKIYTENCAKCHAENGLGKPPAYPPLATNQSIQMQSAVNPIRMVLNGGYPPSTEGNPHPYGMPPFAQALSDTEVAAVVTYIRMSWGNHGTPVSPQQVSNLRSAPLD; this comes from the coding sequence ATGAAACGCAAGTCCCTGTTCGCACTTTCGGCTGTTGTTGTCATCACGGCCGCCGCAGCCGCCGCCGCACTCTGGTCAGGTGGCGACACCTTCCATTCGGGCGGCGCAGTCGCCGCTGTGCCCGCCGACCAGACCGAGTTGATCAAACGCGGCGAATATCTGGCGCGTGCCGGCGACTGTATTGCCTGCCACACGGTTCGCGGCGGCAAGACGTTTGCCGGCGGCCTGCCCATGCTGACGCCGTTTGGCACGCTCTACACTCCGAACATCACGCCGGACGACCAGTACGGTATTGGCAAGTGGACATCGGACGACTTCTACCGTTCGATCCATCTCGGTCGCTCGAAAGACGGCAGCCTGCTGTACCCGGCCATGCCGTTCACGGCCTATACCAAGGTCACGCGCGCCGACTCGGACGCCATGTTTGCGTACATGCGCTCGGTGCCCCCGGTCAATGTACCCAGCCGTCCGCACGAACTGCGCTTCCCGTTCAACCAGCGCAACATGCTGATTGGCTGGCGCGTGCTGTTCTTCAGCGAAGGCGAATTCAAGCCGGACCCCACCAAGTCGGTTGAATGGAACCGCGGTGCTTACCTGATCGAAGGGCTTGGCCATTGCAGCATGTGCCATACATCGATCAACCCGCTGGGCGGCCCGGTCAGCTCCGCAGCATTCGGCGGCGGTCTGATCCCGCTGCAGAACTGGTACGCACCGTCGTTGACGTCGAATAAGGAAGCTGGCCTGGGTGACTGGGACATCAAGGACATCAACGACCTGCTGAAGACCGGCGTGTCGCAACGCGGCGCGGTGTTTGGCCCAATGGCCGAAGTGGTCCACAACAGCTTGCAGTACATGACGGACGCGGACATCAACGCCATGTCGACGTTCCTGAAGTCGATCCCGCAAAAGGGCGAAGCGCCGGAAACAATGCAGTTCGAAACATCGGCGCAGTTCGGTTCGGAATTGCTGCAACAGGGCAAGAAGATCTACACGGAAAACTGCGCGAAGTGCCACGCGGAAAACGGTCTCGGCAAACCGCCGGCCTACCCGCCGCTTGCCACGAACCAGTCCATCCAGATGCAGTCGGCCGTGAACCCGATCCGCATGGTGCTCAACGGCGGTTATCCGCCGAGTACGGAAGGCAACCCGCATCCGTATGGCATGCCGCCGTTCGCTCAAGCGCTGTCGGATACGGAAGTGGCTGCGGTCGTGACGTACATTCGTATGTCGTGGGGCAACCACGGCACGCCGGTGTCGCCGCAACAAGTCAGCAACCTGCGTTCGGCGCCGCTGGACTGA
- a CDS encoding transcriptional regulator: MYTIIETEIFQRYAADIWRDAEREAFIAWLANNPLSGDVVPGTGGLRKVRWSRPGMGKRGGACVIYYNLLDDGCIWLLIAYTKAKFDNLPASFLNQLREEVKNG, encoded by the coding sequence ATGTATACGATCATCGAAACTGAAATTTTCCAGCGCTATGCTGCGGACATCTGGCGCGACGCGGAGCGAGAGGCGTTCATCGCTTGGCTTGCCAATAATCCTCTGTCGGGAGATGTCGTTCCCGGTACCGGCGGCTTACGCAAAGTACGATGGTCAAGGCCCGGAATGGGAAAACGTGGCGGCGCATGCGTGATCTACTACAACCTGCTCGATGATGGCTGCATCTGGTTGCTGATCGCGTATACGAAGGCGAAGTTCGACAATCTGCCAGCGTCGTTTCTAAACCAGTTACGTGAAGAGGTGAAGAATGGATAA
- a CDS encoding hemolysin III family protein, whose translation MHFGERFNSVTHLVGTVLSVAGLATLVTMASLERDPYKIVSFAVYGAMLLMLYTISTLYHWVRSPRAKAVLQKCDHSAIYLLIAGSYTPFTLVTLRGPWGWSLFGVSWGLAALGIVQELTLGRRTRSVSMVIYVMMGWLALVAIRPLVSALPPAGTAWLLAGGLIYSAGIYFFINDERIRHGHGIWHLFVLGGSLCQFVSIARYVA comes from the coding sequence ATGCACTTTGGTGAACGGTTCAACAGCGTTACCCATCTCGTCGGCACGGTGCTGTCGGTGGCAGGGCTCGCAACGCTCGTCACCATGGCGTCACTGGAACGCGACCCGTACAAGATCGTCAGCTTTGCGGTGTACGGCGCCATGTTGCTCATGCTGTACACGATTTCCACGCTGTACCACTGGGTCCGCAGCCCGCGGGCCAAGGCGGTATTGCAAAAATGCGATCATTCGGCCATTTATTTGCTGATCGCGGGAAGCTACACACCGTTCACGCTCGTCACGCTGCGCGGCCCGTGGGGCTGGTCGTTATTCGGCGTAAGCTGGGGGCTCGCTGCTCTTGGCATCGTCCAGGAACTCACGCTCGGGCGTCGAACCCGCAGCGTATCGATGGTGATTTACGTGATGATGGGCTGGCTCGCGCTCGTAGCCATCCGTCCTCTCGTTTCGGCACTACCGCCCGCCGGCACGGCGTGGCTGCTGGCCGGCGGTTTGATCTATAGCGCCGGCATTTACTTTTTCATCAACGACGAGCGCATCCGACACGGCCATGGCATCTGGCACCTGTTCGTGTTGGGCGGCAGCTTGTGTCAATTCGTCAGCATTGCACGCTACGTCGCTTGA
- the dgoD gene encoding galactonate dehydratase → MKITKLETFIVPPRWCFLKITTDEGIVGWGEPVVEGRAHTVAAAVDELSDYLIGKDPLLIEDHWQVMYRAGFYRGGPIGMSAIAGVDQALWDIKGKHHGVPIHALLGGQVRDRIKVYSWIGGDRPSDVANNARAVVDRGFKAVKMNGSEELQIIDTFDKVQAVINNVAAVREAVGPNIGIGVDFHGRVHKPMAKVLAKELDPFKLLFIEEPVLSENVEALRDIVNQTSTPIALGERLYSRWDFKHILAGGYVDIIQPDASHAGGITECRKIASMAEAYDVALALHCPLGPIALATCLQIDAVSYNAFIQEQSLGIHYNKGNDLLDYIKNPEVFKYEDGMVMIPQGPGLGIEVNEEKVREMAKVGHRWRNPVWRHADGSVAEW, encoded by the coding sequence ATGAAAATCACCAAACTCGAGACTTTTATCGTTCCGCCGCGCTGGTGTTTCCTGAAGATCACGACCGATGAAGGTATTGTCGGCTGGGGTGAACCGGTGGTCGAAGGACGCGCACACACGGTCGCGGCGGCAGTCGATGAGCTATCCGACTATCTGATCGGCAAAGACCCGCTGCTGATCGAGGATCACTGGCAGGTCATGTATCGCGCGGGGTTTTATCGTGGCGGCCCGATCGGCATGAGCGCGATTGCGGGCGTCGACCAGGCGCTGTGGGACATCAAGGGCAAGCATCACGGCGTGCCCATTCACGCGCTGCTTGGCGGCCAGGTCCGCGACCGGATCAAGGTGTATTCGTGGATCGGCGGCGACCGCCCCAGCGATGTCGCGAACAACGCGCGTGCCGTCGTGGACCGCGGGTTCAAGGCGGTGAAGATGAACGGTTCGGAAGAACTTCAGATCATCGATACCTTCGACAAAGTCCAAGCCGTCATCAACAACGTCGCGGCGGTGCGCGAAGCGGTGGGACCGAATATTGGCATCGGCGTGGACTTTCACGGCCGCGTGCACAAGCCGATGGCGAAGGTGCTCGCGAAGGAACTCGATCCGTTCAAGCTGCTGTTTATCGAAGAGCCGGTGCTGTCGGAAAACGTTGAGGCGTTACGCGACATCGTGAACCAGACGAGCACGCCAATCGCGCTCGGCGAGCGTTTGTACTCGCGCTGGGACTTCAAGCACATCCTGGCCGGCGGTTACGTCGACATCATCCAGCCGGACGCGTCGCACGCGGGCGGGATCACGGAGTGCCGCAAGATTGCATCGATGGCCGAAGCCTACGACGTCGCCCTCGCATTGCATTGCCCACTCGGCCCGATCGCGCTGGCGACGTGTCTTCAAATCGATGCGGTCAGCTACAACGCCTTCATCCAGGAGCAAAGCCTCGGGATTCACTACAACAAGGGCAACGACCTGCTCGACTACATCAAGAACCCCGAAGTCTTCAAATATGAAGACGGCATGGTGATGATTCCGCAAGGGCCGGGCTTGGGCATCGAGGTGAATGAGGAGAAAGTGCGCGAGATGGCCAAGGTTGGGCATCGTTGGCGTAATCCGGTGTGGCGTCACGCGGATGGCAGCGTTGCAGAGTGGTGA
- a CDS encoding DNA-binding transcriptional regulator yields MDKEMEQFQADLLKSVRDMKAGRTGRVTKVEPTTASLARAKVGLSQSAFAALLGVSTRTLQDWEQGRREPTGAAQTLLRVAALHPEALRDLQTA; encoded by the coding sequence ATGGATAAGGAAATGGAGCAATTCCAAGCGGACTTGTTGAAGTCTGTCCGCGATATGAAAGCGGGACGCACTGGACGCGTCACCAAAGTTGAACCTACAACGGCGTCATTAGCCCGCGCCAAGGTCGGACTTTCGCAGAGCGCGTTTGCCGCCCTGCTCGGTGTATCGACGAGAACACTGCAAGATTGGGAGCAAGGTCGACGGGAACCCACCGGGGCCGCACAAACGCTGCTGCGTGTCGCTGCTCTCCATCCGGAAGCATTGCGGGACCTGCAAACAGCGTGA